One genomic region from Pempheris klunzingeri isolate RE-2024b chromosome 4, fPemKlu1.hap1, whole genome shotgun sequence encodes:
- the LOC139199557 gene encoding ras-related protein ORAB-1-like produces MNPEYDYLFKLLLIGDSGVGKSCLLLRFADDTYTESYISTIGVDFKIRTIDMDGKTVKLQIWDTAGQERFRTITSSYYRGAHGIIIVYDVTEQESFNNVKQWLDEIDRYACENVSRLLVGNKSDLISKKVVDAATAQDLASSLKIPFMETSAKSSDNVETAFLTMASEIHKRLASEGGGMQSESKEARAQSAKINSAPLWLGGENQTQEASNCC; encoded by the exons ATGAATCCTGAATA TGACTATTTATTCAAGCTTCTTCTGATCGGTGACTCTGGAGTTGGAAAGTCATGTCTGCTGCTGCGCTTCGCG gatgACACCTACACTGAGAGCTACATCTCCACCATCGGGGTCGACTTCAAGATCAGGACCATCGACATGGACGGGAAGACAGTGAAGCTGCAGATT TGGGACACAGCAGGTCAGGAGAGGTTTCGAACCATCACCTCCAGCTACTACAGAGGAGCTCACGGCATCATTATCGTCTATGATGTCACTGAACAG GAGTCCTTTAACAATGTGAAGCAGTGGCTGGATGAGATAGATCGTTACGCCTGCGAAAACGTCTCCAGGCTGCTGGTGGGAAACAAATCTGACCTCATTAGTAAGAAAGTGGTGGATGCTGCCACTGCTCAG gaCCTGGCCTCATCTCTTAAGATCCCCTTCATGGAGACGAGTGCGAAGAGCTCTGATAACGTGGAGACAGCCTTCCTCACCATGGCCTCAGAGATCCACAAGCGCCTGGCCAGCGAGGGAGGGGGGATGCAGAGCGAGTCCAAAGAGGCCAGGGCCCAGAGCGCCAAGATCAACAGTGCCCCCCTGTGGCTGGGAGGGGAAAACCAGACGCAGGAGGCCAGTAACTGCTGCTGA